From Acetonema longum DSM 6540:
TAGGCACTCCGGCCAGATGGCGGTTGATATGCTTGGCTGAGGTCTCCAATTCCAGAATGCGATGGGGATAAGACCGGCGCAGCCGGAGCGGGGAGCCGCAGGCCACGATGCGGCCCTGGTGCATGAAAGCTACCCGGTGGCAAAGCTCGGCTTCATCCATATAGGGAGTAGAGACCAGTACCGTCATACCGTCCTGGTTCATGCGGTACAGCATCTGCCAAAACTCCCGGCGGGACACCGGGTCCACGCCGGTAGTAGGCTCATCGAGAAAAAATAGCTTGGGACGATGCATCAGACCGGCTGCCAGAGCCAACTTTTGCTTCATGCCGCCGGACAGCCGGTCAGCCAGCCTGTCCTGAAAAGGCAGCAGATTGGTAAAGGCCAGAATCTCTCTGGCCCGGGCCGCAATGGCCGCGGCATCGGCTCCGTAAAGCGAGCCTAGCAGCCGGATATTCTCGATTACGGTCATATCCCCGTACAGGCTGAATTTCTGGGGAATATAGCCGATATGCTCTTTGATATCTTCCAGATTTCGCCGCCCCAGCACCTCGATCTCGCCGGCGCCGGGAGTCAGCACGCCGGTCAGCAGCCGGATCAGGGTAGTTTTACCGGCGCCGTCGGGCCCCACCAGGCCGAAGATCTCTCCCGGCTGTACCTCTAAGGTGACGCCGTCCACCGCCCGGACCGCACCGAAGTATTTCGCCGCCTGCCGCAGCCGGATCATGGCAGGACCACATCTGCCGGCATGCCAGGCTTTAACAGCAGTTCGCCGTTATCCACCCGGACCTTGACGGCAAAGACCATGTTGGCCCTCTCCCGCTGCGTCAGACTCTGGCGGGGGTTAAACTCGGCGGTCTGGCTGATTTCTTTCACCTGGCCGGCAAAGACCTTGTCCGGGAAAGAATCCACCCTGATCCGGGCCGGCTGGCCCAGGCCAATCTGCCCCATTTGGCCGGATGGTATATAGATTTTGACCCAGCAGTCGGTCATATCGCCGACGGTGGCGACGGGTGCTCCTACGTTGACAAACTCCCCCTGCTCATAGTTACGGGACAACACCAGGCCACGAACCGGACTGATCAGGATGGTATCGGCCAGCGTGGACTTGCTGGCGTCCACAACTGCCCGGGACCGCTCCACTTCTTTCCGCTG
This genomic window contains:
- a CDS encoding ATP-binding cassette domain-containing protein is translated as MIRLRQAAKYFGAVRAVDGVTLEVQPGEIFGLVGPDGAGKTTLIRLLTGVLTPGAGEIEVLGRRNLEDIKEHIGYIPQKFSLYGDMTVIENIRLLGSLYGADAAAIAARAREILAFTNLLPFQDRLADRLSGGMKQKLALAAGLMHRPKLFFLDEPTTGVDPVSRREFWQMLYRMNQDGMTVLVSTPYMDEAELCHRVAFMHQGRIVACGSPLRLRRSYPHRILELETSAKHINRHLAGVPIRDMNAFGDKYHLVVDDPETAMAAIRQALAAAGLDIGSLRETAPSLEDVFVELAGEE